CCAGCCTCATGGGAAATGCATCTCCGCCTGCGAGGAGCACGCCCGTTGCGTAAACCGGGTATCCCGGGTCAGGCACGAGGGCGACGTCTCCGGGGTCGATGAAGCACCACGGAATGTGGGCTATGCCCTCCTTGGAGCCGATGAGCGACACGACCTCCGTGTCCGGATCGAGGTCCACGTTGAACCTGCGTTTGTACCACTCCGCCACTGCTACCCGGTACTCGCGCAGCCCTTCATAACTCGGGTAGCGGTGGTTGGCCGGGTCGTCCACGGCCTCCTTGAGCTTTGCTACCACATGCCCGGGCGTCGGGAAATCGGGGTCGCCGATGCCGAGGCTGATGACGTCCACCCCACGCTCGCGGGCACGGGCTATTTCACGCTCGACCTCGGCGAAGAGGTAGGGCGGCAGGTTTGAGATCCGTCGCGCTTCATGAATCTTCACTTCAACCACTCCTCGATGTCGTCGATGATTCCGCTGAATACTCGTGTCGCGGGCCCGGTCATTAACACGTGGCCGTCACGGCTCCATTCGATGAAGAGAGTCCCACCCGGCAGGTGCACCCGCGCTGACCTCGCGGAATACCCGCGTTCCGCAGCAGCAACGAGGGACGCGCACGCTCCCGTGCCGCATGCGAGCGTCGCCCCGGCGCCCCTCTCCCACACGCGGACGATGAGGTCGTTTGCGCCGTTTACCTGCACGAATTCCACGTTGGTCCTGTTTGGGAAAGCAGGGTCGTGTTCGATGGCCGGGCCGAGGCGGTCCAGGTCGACGCCAGCCACGTCAGGCACGAATATCACGCAATGCGGATTTCCCATGGAAACGCAGGTGATCTCGAAGTCCGCTACGGTGAGGACGTCGCTCCTGCCCACGACGGCCGAACCCGCTGCCAGCACGGGGACATCCTCCGGACGGAAGCTTGGGAGGCCCATGTCCACCCGGACCTGGCCCGCGAATTCCCCGGCCTCCACGACCTCTGCGCGCACGCACGCTTTCCTGGCTTCTATCGAGACGGTCGGACCCGAAACCAGCCCGGCGCCGCGCGCGTACACGGCCACGCAGCGGGATGCGTTGCCGCACATCTCGGCCTCGCTCCCGTCGCTGTTGAAAATGCGCATCCGGACGTCCGCGCGCTCCGACGGCAAAATGAGAACGATCCCGTCCGCGCCCACGCCTTTGTGCCTGTCGCACAGCCTGCGTGCCGCGTCGCCCCACCGGGTCGCGTCCAGGTCGATGGGTGCGCCAGGCGTTGTGAGATCGAAAATGACAAAATCGTTTCCGATACCGTGCATCTTCACGAATGCGGTCTTCGTCGCGCCGGACCCGGCCATCGCATCTTCGTCTCCTTCGTCTCCTTCGCGAGGCACTCGACTCGCTTCGTTACTCGGCCTTTATTCGCGCTCCGGTGACGATCTCCTGCTTGCGCTCACACCCTCGTTTCCTGACGTGTTGCGGCCGTCTTGAGGCCTTGCCGCCGGCGCCGTCGCCGGCGGAGCTGGAGCTGCGCCGCCCACGGCTTGGCCGGAGCTCGTCCCAGCCCCCGTCCCCGTTCCACATATGATGCACCTTCCGCGCTCCAGGGATACGCGTCGCATCTCGATGGGGGCAAACACCGCGCCATCCCTGAATCCCTCCACGCGGCCGTGCCTGTGGCCCACTATGTATCCCAGAAGGAAAGCCACTGCTATGAGCAAGACCCAGCCGTCAACCGACACCCGCGTCGCCCCCTCCGACCCCAGCGTCCCCGGCCATGCGGCTCAAGGCCTCGATAAGGGGGGTGCACAGGCAGACGAGGATAGTCGTTCGACGGTCGACAACCATGGCAGCGAGAAGCGCCACGAGGCACAGCAGGATGCTCTGGCCCCGGCCGAGCCGGCGGGCGAGGTTGGCGCGGCCAAGGGCCCGGTCCGACGCAAGGTCCTGAAGGTCGTCGCCGATCTGCACGGCCACCATCAGCAGAACCGAAACGGAGGTGGCTCTCCACCCGAAAAGCAGCAACGTTGCTACTGCGACGAGGGCCGACTCCATCCACGCGGGAAGGCCCAGTGGCAGCATCTCGCCGGGGTTCTTGAGCATTCCCACGAGGTAGGCCCCGAGAACCAGCGGCGCCCCGAGGCGCAGGTTTATGCCGCAGCTTGTAAGCGCGAAGACCAAGGAGTAGAGAACGGCGCCCCTGCCCATCACGTGTAGCAGCGATGGCCTGCCCTGGGCGATGTCGGCTTCATAATCGAGGTAGTCGTCCGTGAGCTTGATAGCGGCGCCTGCTAGGGCGACCGCCAGGAGGTCCACAAGGAATTCAGAGATTGCGGAGAACATGCCGCTTCACCTCCTGTAAGCCAGTTTTCGCAGCGGCCGAAACCGGGATGACGGTATAGGCCGAGAAGAGACGTCGAAGTCGGGCAAGGCCGTGCGACGCACCCGGAAGGTCCATCTTGTTCGCCACTATGAAGTACCCTCCCCTGGAGCCCGCGAAATCGGCGAGCTGCCGGTCGATAGTTCCAACGGGAGGGTCGGCCCGCCCGTCGCGTCCGGCCTCGGCCGCGTCGATCACATGGATAATGAGATCAGCGGGACGCAACACCTCCAAAGTCTGGGCCATGGCCTTTCGGACCTGGGGGTTCTCGTGTATGTAGTCAACCAGCCCCGTGGTGTCCACGATCTCCACAACCTTGCGTCCCTTTGCCGCCGGGACCGCAACCACTATCGATTGCAGGCACCTGGTTTGGTGCGGATTCTGCCCGACTAACTCACGAATAGCGGCATCGAGGGGGTATGTCTTCGACTCCCTGCGCCCGTGCGGCTCACAAAACGCGACCTCGACGGTCCGGACCTTGAGGTGCTCCGCAAGACGTAGGACGAGGAGGGTTTTGCCCACGTTCGGCCTGCCCACGACCACGCAGCGCTTCATTCTTGTACGTTGTCTCCCTGCTAGCCGGTCCCGCGCGGCAGCGCAAGCGCATGTCGCTTTTCTGTCCTATCAGGTCCTATCGGATGGCTAAGTATGGCGCCGCAAGTTTTCGTCTCTTTTCTTGAGGGCGCTAGGGTTGCCGGTGTTTGCACGACGGGGCAGCGAGCTCAGAAGTCGTCGGCGATGTCTTCCCTTCGGATGATCATGAGTTCTTCGCGCGACAGGTTCGGCTTTTCTACCAGACGTAGCGCTTGGCGCCTGATCGCTCGTTCGATCAGGTTACGCACGAGCCTGGCGTTCCCCGAGTGCTCGTTTCCCGGGCCGGTCCTTCTGCTTAGAATGGCTTCCAGCCTCGCGCGGGCAGCCACGTCGAGGCGATAGTCCCTCTTCTTCAGCATGAGGTCGGCTATGCGCAAGAGCTCCTCGGTGGTGTAGTCGGGAAACTCTATGTGGATCGGGAAGCGCGATTTTATCCCAGGGTTTGCGTTGATGAAGGTCGTCATCTCGTCGCGGTAGCCGGCGAGTATGACAATGAACCTGTCCCTGAAGTCCTCCATGCCCTTTACCAGGGTATCGATGGCTTCCTTGCCGAAGTCCTTCTCGCCTCCGCGCGCCAGCGAGTACGCTTCATCGATAAACAGTATTCCGCCGAGGGCTTTCTTAATCTGCTCGCGTGTCTTCTGCGCGGTGTGCCCGATATACTCTCCCACGAGGTCCGCCCGCTCCCTCTCCACGAGGTGCCCCTTCTCAAGCACGCCCATCTCCCGGAAGATCTTGCCGAACAGGCGTGCGCACGTGGTCTTGCCCGTTCCGGGGTTACCGCTGAATATCATGTGGAGGACGAGGGGTTCGCACGTTAGCTGGCGCGCGGCACGGATCTGCTGGATTCTGACGTACGCGACGATCTCGCGCACCAGGGCCTTCACCTTGTCGAGGCCGATGAGGGCATCGAGCTCCGCAAGCGCCTCCTTCAGGCGCCAGTCCGCCCCGGCCGGGCCTGCGCTGCCCGGTCCCGGTCCGCCCGCGGCGGGGTCCGTGCCCGCGCCGGGGAAGGTGGCCGCTTCTCCTGCGCTTCGTTGCCGCACGGCGGATCCTTCCCGACCGTGCTCGCCCGCGCACTTGAGGAGCCGGAGCGCTTCCGCGGGGGTGAGTTTCCCCTCTTCAATGCCGGCAAGGACGAAGTCCGGGTTTTTGGGCTCGAGAGCAAGCATGCCAGTTTACCACCTCTTGGCGTGGTGCCATGGGTCTTCGTCTCTCTCTTTCCGGTGTGCTAGGTGGAGGTGCGCTCAGGTCTGACCATATAGCGTATGCGGTGCACTCGTTGGAGGTGCAGGATCGCCTCCGCCTCCTTGGCGAGGTCGCTAAGCAGAGGGGCAAGGGCGCTTCCGAACTATGGTGAGCGGTTGCCGGTGTGTGACCGCACGAGGGGCGTCAGAATCCAGTCCGGCCGTCCCGAAACCGTGGCAGACGTTCGAGCGGGCCGTTGCGATGCATGGTGGAATACGCGCGGGCGCGAAGAGCATGATGCCGGAAGACGGCGATTCCCGAGCGGCACTGCGCCGCCAACGAGGGCCGCAAGCGCAAGCGCGGGAGGGCCCTGGGTAAGGGGCCCTCCCGCCAGTCTTCGGGCGCGTCCGCGCTCGAGCTCATGGCCGTCGCGCTCGCCCGGGCAGGCGTGGATCGTGGATCGAGGCCGTGCGCCAGCGGGTGCCTAAGTATGTCGCCAAAAGTCCGCGTCACTTTCCGGCGAGGCGGTCGTGCCTAGGTAGGGCTCACGGCGTTGCCCTCCGCGGACGGCGCGCTTGCGGCATACGTCGTTCGAATTCGGCGCGCAAGCCTGCCGACTTCTCCACGCCCCGTCGTGCAAGCATCGACAACCCCAGCGCCCTCAAGAAGGGGGATGAAAACTCATGGCGCTGTACTTAGGGCTAGCGAGGTCCAAGGCAAAGACGCGACCTCGCCTCGCGCTTCAGCCAAACGCGAATTGGGCGTAAACGGGCGGCCAGGTCGTCTGGACGCAACGCCTAGAAGAAGAAGCTTGCAACGACTATCGTGAGGAACGACACGGCCCAGCCGATCGTCGTGGGCACAGACCACGTCATTATCTGCTCCTTGACATCTTCGATGCCTAGGAGCCTATTGACTACCCAGAAGTAACTGTCGTTGAAGTAGGAGAGAACCATGGCGCCCATCGCGGCAGCCTGCGCCGCCAGCACCGGGTTGACGTTCAGGTTGGCCAGGATAGGCGCTGTTATGGACGCAGAGGTGATCATGGCGACGGTGCCGCTTCCCTGGACCAGCCGCACCAGGGTCGCAACGGCAAACGGGAGGATCACAGCCGGCAACCCTGAGTTCGCGATCTGTTGGGCTATGAAGTCGCCTACGCCGCTGGACCTGAGGACCTGGCCGAGCGACCCGCCTGCGCCGGTCACCAAGATGATGATCCCAGCCGAGGCCACTCCTTCCTCGCACCGCCTGAGCACGTCCTTGCGAGGGGCCTGGCCCATCAGACCATAAACCGCGATGATGAGTCCGATCGCCACCGCTATCACGGGGTTACCCAGGAAAACGAGGAAGTTTGCCACCGGACCGGCGGCCTTGGCTGCGGTCAAGACTGTATTGAGAAGGATCAGGATGACCGGGACCACGACGGGGGCAAAGGAGATGGCAGTCCCCGGCAGCCGTGCCTCGTCGTCGCTTGCCGCCACGGTCTCCGCGACTTGGGCGGGCTTGGATCCGGCGGGAAGACGCTGCCAGCCGAGACCATCCGGGGTCGGCACCTGCACTATCCTGCGTCCGAGCCACTTGGCGTATATGACTCCCGCGATGGTGACCGGCGCCGCGAAGACGAGCCCCCACAGGATCATCAGGCCGACGTCCACTCCGAAGATGCCCGCCACCGCCAGTGGACCCGGAGTCGGCGGCACGGCGTGGTGAGTTGCGACGAGCCCTACCGCAAGCGACACCCCGAGGGCTACCACAGATTTGCCTGTGCGGCTGGAAAGGGCTTTCGCGATGGGTGCCAGGATCACGAAGCCGGAATCGCAGAAGATGGGGATGGAGACGACGTAACCCGTCGCCGCCAGGGCCCACTCTTCCTTGTCACGGCCCAAGTACCTCAAGAAAGTCTTGGCCATTCTCTCTGCCGCTCCAGACACCTCGAGCACTCGGCCCATCATCACGCCGAAACCGATGACGATGCCTATGCTAGCAAGGGTGTTGCCGAAGCCGGTGGTGATCGCCGTTGCCACGTCCTTGGGACCCATCCCGCCGATGAGGCCCACCAGTGCAGCGGCGATGATAAGGGCGAGAAACGCGTGGATCTTCGTCCGCAAAATGAGATAGACCAACGCAGCAACGCCGATGATGAGACCGACAATCATCTGGGTTCCCGAAGGCATACATATTCCCTCCTCGGGCTGAACTCTCGTGAGGCCAAAAGTCTGCTTGTCTCAGCGTTCTGACGTCCTTCCCCGCTTACGCCCTTTTCGCCCGTGAATACCGTGCAGCTACCCGTATCGCCTCCTCCATGCTGACAGCGCTGGCCACGCCTCGACCCGCTATGTCAAATGCGGTCCCGTGGTCGACTGATGTCCGAAGGAATGGCAGACCCAGGGTAACGCTGATGGTCCTCTCGAAATCCAGCGTCTTGGTTGCTATGTGACCCTGGTCGTGGTAGAGGGACAGGATGGCGTCCCACTTGCCCTCTAGGCCCAGGTGGAACACTGAATCAGCGCCTATCGGGCCGACTGCGTCTATGCCATCCGCCCGTGCGAGCTCAATCGCGGGAGAGATCTCTCGCACCTCTTCATCGCCGAAAAGACCGCCCTCACCAGAGTGCGGGTTGAGCCCTGCGACCGCGATCCTCGGCCGCGAGAACCCTAGGTCAGCCATGGCGTTCGCGATTTGTCTCAGGGCCTCATGCACCCGCTCCTTTGTGACCGCACGGATCGCATCGATGAGCGGGAGGTGACGCGTGAGGAAGAACACGCGGAGGTTTCTCACGGTGAACATGGTGAGAGCGAATGGAGCGCCTGTCATCGTCGTGTACATCTCGGTGTGCCCTATGAACGGTATTCCTGCGGCCCTGATCGACTCCTTGTTTATCGGAGCGGTGGCCACAGCGTCGATGGCCTTGGCGAGGCCGAGCTCAACGGACAGCTTGATGCACTCGTACGCTATCTCGCCCGCGCCAGCCTGGACCTTGCCGAACTCAACCGTGGGTGGTGCGGCCCCGCCTCGGAGGGGCGCCACCACGTCGATAGTCCCCGGCCTGAAACAGCCTTGAGCTGGCGCCTCGACTGTGTTTAGCCGCACGCGCGCCCCCACGATGGAGGCCGCCCGCTCGAGAAAAGCGGGCACGCCGATGACCACGGGTCGGCACACATCATATAGCTCGCCACTGGCGAGGGCCTTGACCACGATCTCCGGCCCCACGCCCGCCGGGTCCCCCATGGTTATCCCTACCATGGGCTTCTCGCCTGATGTCGGTTGAATAGCCATGTGCAAATCATCCCTCTCGTCAAAGTGTCCATCAGAGTCTCTGTGCCAAGGCTCGATTCACACAGAGGCCCGACGGAGCCACGCGCACAAACGGCAGCACGAGCTCATTCCCTGCTCTCACCGCCATGCTCGAGGAGGTGGCGGACGCACCGGACCGCGGCATCCTCCCCTCCAACGAGGCCGCCTTTGGTGACGAGTCTCAGGCCCTCGTGTCGTCCGCCGATGAGGGTTCCGGAGGCGGCGAGGGGCAGCACTTCCGTGTTGATCTCGATGCCAGCGGCGCCTACCTCCTCGAGGACGGCAAGCGTGGTATCGCCCCCTGTCACATATAACCCGCACACTGCGCCCCTCGAGCTCTCGAGAGCCGTCCTCGCAATGCGGCCAAGGCCGGAGGCGAGGTTCGTGGCCGCCGTGCCAGCGGCCCGGTCCATCTCCCTGTCCAGGGAGGCCAAATCGAGGGTATCCTCCTGGGAAGAGGACGATGTGACAATGATCGCCACGTCCTGCGGTCCTCTCGCCGATATGGCGTCGAGCACCTTCGCTGTGGCCTGCGCGACTACGCTGTCGAAGGAGAGAGGGTCTCCGACGGCGAGAGCCCTGGCGTTCACCGGCACCGTCACGGTAGGCAGCGTTTCCGCTAGGCGTTTTATCTGGGCGCGCGTGAGCGGGGTCGCGCTACCCACGACTACGAGCGCCACGCGTCCCTGCCCTCGCACCGGCCCGGAAACGGGCGTCACGTCGGTGGGCGGAGCGACTTCACGGGATGCCAGCACGACCGAGGCCGTGAACGCGCCGGGGTCAACCAACAACACCTGAAAGGGAAGGCGTGATACGGCGCTCGCGATCACATCGATCTCATCGTCGGTCGCGGCATCGACCACCACTATCTTCGCGCCAGACGAGCGGGCCTCGGAGAGACGCTCGAGGACACGTTCCGAGCCGCGCAAGACATCACCCAGCGGGATGCTTGCGACCTTGCGGCGTGTACCATCCTGGATGAGGGTCGGGACGTGGGATTGCGAGACAGGCGTGCGCGGATCGCGCGCCACGGACGTCTTCTCGAGGGGCACGCCGTCGACCAGCTGGTAACCGCCAACGGTGATACGGTCCGACTTTGGAAAGGCGGGAACCACCACCGCCAGCTCCGCGTCGGTCAGCTCGTCCAGCGCTGCATCGATCTCGACGGCTACGTTGCCTCGGAGTGTAGTGTCTATCCTCTTGCTGAAGTGTGACGCGCCCTCGCCCGCCATCCGGGCGAAGCTGCTGAAGCACGCGCGGACTCGTGCGTACGCTTCGTCCGCCGGCAGCGCACGGCTGTTGGAAGAGACGATCACCGCATCGTACTCGGACAACGCCGGGAGCTTTCCAAGCCCTTCAGGTCTCAACGTGGCGACGCGCAGGCCTTGAAGGGTGAGGAGGGCTCCGGTGGCGTTTGCCCCGGTGAGGTCGTCGGCGACAGCGAAGAGCTTGACCATTGCAGCTTCACCTCTATGTGGTCCCTACCTGGCTTCGTTTCCGGGCGGGTCGGGGCAGGCGGT
Above is a genomic segment from Bacillota bacterium containing:
- a CDS encoding GntP family permease; the protein is MPSGTQMIVGLIIGVAALVYLILRTKIHAFLALIIAAALVGLIGGMGPKDVATAITTGFGNTLASIGIVIGFGVMMGRVLEVSGAAERMAKTFLRYLGRDKEEWALAATGYVVSIPIFCDSGFVILAPIAKALSSRTGKSVVALGVSLAVGLVATHHAVPPTPGPLAVAGIFGVDVGLMILWGLVFAAPVTIAGVIYAKWLGRRIVQVPTPDGLGWQRLPAGSKPAQVAETVAASDDEARLPGTAISFAPVVVPVILILLNTVLTAAKAAGPVANFLVFLGNPVIAVAIGLIIAVYGLMGQAPRKDVLRRCEEGVASAGIIILVTGAGGSLGQVLRSSGVGDFIAQQIANSGLPAVILPFAVATLVRLVQGSGTVAMITSASITAPILANLNVNPVLAAQAAAMGAMVLSYFNDSYFWVVNRLLGIEDVKEQIMTWSVPTTIGWAVSFLTIVVASFFF
- a CDS encoding GTP-binding protein HSR1, translated to MKRCVVVGRPNVGKTLLVLRLAEHLKVRTVEVAFCEPHGRRESKTYPLDAAIRELVGQNPHQTRCLQSIVVAVPAAKGRKVVEIVDTTGLVDYIHENPQVRKAMAQTLEVLRPADLIIHVIDAAEAGRDGRADPPVGTIDRQLADFAGSRGGYFIVANKMDLPGASHGLARLRRLFSAYTVIPVSAAAKTGLQEVKRHVLRNL
- a CDS encoding four-carbon acid sugar kinase family protein, which translates into the protein MVKLFAVADDLTGANATGALLTLQGLRVATLRPEGLGKLPALSEYDAVIVSSNSRALPADEAYARVRACFSSFARMAGEGASHFSKRIDTTLRGNVAVEIDAALDELTDAELAVVVPAFPKSDRITVGGYQLVDGVPLEKTSVARDPRTPVSQSHVPTLIQDGTRRKVASIPLGDVLRGSERVLERLSEARSSGAKIVVVDAATDDEIDVIASAVSRLPFQVLLVDPGAFTASVVLASREVAPPTDVTPVSGPVRGQGRVALVVVGSATPLTRAQIKRLAETLPTVTVPVNARALAVGDPLSFDSVVAQATAKVLDAISARGPQDVAIIVTSSSSQEDTLDLASLDREMDRAAGTAATNLASGLGRIARTALESSRGAVCGLYVTGGDTTLAVLEEVGAAGIEINTEVLPLAASGTLIGGRHEGLRLVTKGGLVGGEDAAVRCVRHLLEHGGESRE
- a CDS encoding AAA family ATPase, encoding MLALEPKNPDFVLAGIEEGKLTPAEALRLLKCAGEHGREGSAVRQRSAGEAATFPGAGTDPAAGGPGPGSAGPAGADWRLKEALAELDALIGLDKVKALVREIVAYVRIQQIRAARQLTCEPLVLHMIFSGNPGTGKTTCARLFGKIFREMGVLEKGHLVERERADLVGEYIGHTAQKTREQIKKALGGILFIDEAYSLARGGEKDFGKEAIDTLVKGMEDFRDRFIVILAGYRDEMTTFINANPGIKSRFPIHIEFPDYTTEELLRIADLMLKKRDYRLDVAARARLEAILSRRTGPGNEHSGNARLVRNLIERAIRRQALRLVEKPNLSREELMIIRREDIADDF
- the pdxA gene encoding 4-hydroxythreonine-4-phosphate dehydrogenase PdxA, producing the protein MAIQPTSGEKPMVGITMGDPAGVGPEIVVKALASGELYDVCRPVVIGVPAFLERAASIVGARVRLNTVEAPAQGCFRPGTIDVVAPLRGGAAPPTVEFGKVQAGAGEIAYECIKLSVELGLAKAIDAVATAPINKESIRAAGIPFIGHTEMYTTMTGAPFALTMFTVRNLRVFFLTRHLPLIDAIRAVTKERVHEALRQIANAMADLGFSRPRIAVAGLNPHSGEGGLFGDEEVREISPAIELARADGIDAVGPIGADSVFHLGLEGKWDAILSLYHDQGHIATKTLDFERTISVTLGLPFLRTSVDHGTAFDIAGRGVASAVSMEEAIRVAARYSRAKRA
- a CDS encoding diaminopimelate epimerase codes for the protein MAGSGATKTAFVKMHGIGNDFVIFDLTTPGAPIDLDATRWGDAARRLCDRHKGVGADGIVLILPSERADVRMRIFNSDGSEAEMCGNASRCVAVYARGAGLVSGPTVSIEARKACVRAEVVEAGEFAGQVRVDMGLPSFRPEDVPVLAAGSAVVGRSDVLTVADFEITCVSMGNPHCVIFVPDVAGVDLDRLGPAIEHDPAFPNRTNVEFVQVNGANDLIVRVWERGAGATLACGTGACASLVAAAERGYSARSARVHLPGGTLFIEWSRDGHVLMTGPATRVFSGIIDDIEEWLK